Within Amycolatopsis sp. FDAARGOS 1241, the genomic segment TGGTCACGCCCGTCACGACGCTCCCGGGCGCCGGGCGCCGGCCGACCTGGCCGGAGAACAGCAGCAGTGATCGCCGGAGGTCCGCCGGTGCGCGATCGAACGCCTCGGCTGGCCGGCGTTCGTCGAGCGGCTGCGGCTCGTGAGCCGCGCCGCCGATCCCGGCAACCCCGGGGCCGAACTGGTGCTCTACGACCTGCCCGGCACCCGGGCCCGCCGGCTGCTGCTCGCCGTCAACGGCTCCGTCGAGTGCGACGGCACGCGGCGCCGCTACGGACTGTCCGTGCCGGCGTGGTTCGACGACCCCGTCGAGGCCGCCGGCTGGTCCTACGGGCTCACCGGAGCCCGGTACTCCCGGCTGTTGCGCCGGACCTGACCCCCGCCCTCCGAAAACACCATGGTGACCACAATGGACCTCGCAGAACTGCTCGACCGCTCCGGCCTCGCCGTGCTGGACCACCTCGAACGCCAGGCCGCCGTGCCCGTGCTCGACGGACTCCAGGCGCAGGGCGACCTCCTCGTCATCCCGTGGGCGCTCGTGGCGCGCACCGTGCGGATCTCCGACTACGCGTACTGGGCACCGGTGCCGCCCGGTGGTGCGGAACTCGTGCGCGGCGCCGCGGGCCGCAACCCGCACACCCTCGTCGCCGATCCGGGCACGTGCCGGTGGACCACGGCGGTGCGCGATCCTCTCGTGCTCGGCATCGCGGCCTTCGAGAACACGGCGCCGGTGTACCTCATCCACCCCGAGCACGGCGGCAGCGGCGTGGCGCCGGGCAGCTGGCTCGTGCGGCGCCAGCAGGAGGGCGAAACCGGCCGCCCCCGAAGGCTCATCGCCGACTGACCGGCCCGCTTGTACGTGCCTTGTATCCCGATCCGTGATCCTTCGCCCGGAACGACCCCGGACGAGGAGGACGGATGATCGGGAAAGCCGCCGCGCTGACGGCGCTCGTGGCCGCGGCGCTGGGCATCGCCGCACCGCTGCCGGCCGGTGCGGCGACCGCGCTGCCGGCCGCGAACACGGAAGCCGTGCTCAAGGCCGCGCAGATCGACCCGCGGCGCGCGGACAGCACGCAGAAGCCGGGTGCGCACGACAGCGTGCTGCCGGTCGAGCAGGCGTTGCGGGACAAGGGCTTGCTCGACGCGCAGTGGGTGGACGGGTACTTCGGCACCACCACCATCGCCGCGTACTCGCAGTACCAGAAGTCGCTGGGCTGCACGGGGATCGACACGTCGGGGCTGCCCGGGCGGACGTCGCCGGCGAAGCTCGGCACCGGCCACCACACGGTGACGGCCGTGCTCACGCCGGGCAGCCACGTGACCTACCACGGCGTCACGCTCAACACGCGGACGAAGGCGATGCCGGTGGCCGCCGAGGGACTGCTCGGCCGGCAGCTGAGCCTCACGCAGGGTTCGTACAACCCAGGCGGCGTCGACGCGTCGGCGGGCACGCACGACGGCGGCGGCGCGTTCGAGATCTCGGTGGCGGGCATGTCGGCCGAGACGCACACGAGCGTCGCGAAGGCGCTGCACCAGGTCGGCTTCGCCGCGTGGATCCGCACGTCGGAGCAAGCCGAATGGGACTACCACATCCACGCGATCGCGATCTCCGGCCCGGACCTGCCCTCGGGCGCGCAGCACCAGGCCGGCGACTACTACCTCGGCCTCAACGGCCTCAACGGCCTCGCCGGCCGCGGCCCCGACGACGGCCCGGCGGTCAACCCGAAGGTGACGTGGGAGGAGTACCAGCGCGGTTGACCCCATCGTGTCCTCGCCGGCCCTGAGCGGCCCGCTCGGCGCCGGCGAGGACCTGGTGGCCGGCTTGTGCCGCGCGGTGGTTGTATCGGAGGCACCGACAACCTGGGGAGTGGTTCCATGTCGAAGAAGGCGTTCCGGTTCGGAGTGGTCGCGGCGGCCGACGGTGGCGGCGCGAAGTGGGTCGAGACGGCCCGTCGCGCGGAGCAGCTGGGGTACTCCACGCTGCTGTCGCCGGACAACCTGAACCTGCCGTCGGCGACGATCGCGCTGGGCATCGCCGCGGCCGCGACCACGACGTTGCGCGTGGGTTCGTTCGTGCTGGCGAGCCCGTTGCGCACGCCGCGCGCCGCGGCCTGGGAGGCCCACAGCCTCACGCAGCTCACCGGCGGCCGGTTCGAGCTCGGTCTCGGCACCGGCCTGCCCACGATGAAGCAGCAGGCCGAGGAGCTGGGCCTGCCCTACGGTTCGGGGCGGGAGCGGCTCGACCAGGTGTCGGAGACCATCGACCACGTCAGGCGCCTCGACGGCGCCGCGCACACCCCAGTGATGATCGCCGCCGGCGGGCCCAGGGCGCGCCGGCTGGCGGCGGCCAAGGCGGACGTCGTCACGCTCGCCGGCGGGGTCTTGACCACGCGCGAGGAGATGGCGGGGTACGTCGACGAGATCCGCACCGCGGCGGGTGACCGTGCCGAGGCCATCGAGTTCGCCCTCAACCTCTTCGTGGTCGGCGACGAGGCACCGCCGTGGCTGAGCCGGTTCCTGGGCGGTCTGGACGTGAAGACGCTCGTCGAACAGGACTCGCTGACGGTGCTGCGCGGCGACGTCGACGCCATGGCCGCCGAGCTCGACCGGCGGCGCGACGAACTCGGTGTGTCGTACTTCAGCGTCAACGGCGCGTTCCTCGAGGAATTCGCGCCGCTCGTGGAGCGCCTGTCGGGGAAGTGACTCCGGTCCACTTCGGACCCCGCGGTGGTTGAAACCTCGTGACCGATCCGTGTCCTCGCGTGGCGTTTCGCCCCGCTCTGCCCGCCTTAACGTGGGTGAGAGGTGGGTGCGATGTCACTACGTCACTGGACCGGCGCCTTCATGGGTGCCGCTTTACTCGCGCTGGCCACCGCGTGCGGCGCCTCGGGCCCGGGCGGTCCGGATTCCGGGGACACCGCCGGCACGCAGGCTGCGCAGACCACGGACTCGAATCCGGCCACGGAGGGCATGGGGACCGAGGCACCGCGTTCGTCGGAGCGGTCGGGCTCGATCCAGCTCGCCGGGCTGCCGATCGGCGGCGGCAACGACGAACGGGGCAAGGACGACTGCGTCGGCGTGAGCCTGCTGAGCAGCGACGTCCCCGAGGGTGCCGCTGTCGTCGTCGGCCAGGTCGACGCGGGCCCCGGCAACGTCGTGACGACGGCGGGCGGTTCGTGCGACTCGGCGCCGCCGTGCGCGTCCTACACCTTCACGTCGCAGGCCAACGCGTGCTCGGTCGCGATCACCTGGCAGAAACCCGGCGACGACGGCTGGCTGGCCATGCGGGGCACCGTCGCGTGCACGGGGGATCAGAGCGCGTGCGACCTCTTCCGCAGTGGGCTCACCGAGCAGCCGATCACCTTGACGAACCCGCTCGCCGGCGAAAGCACGACGACCGGGACCACCGGATCTTCGCCGGCGACCCCCGAGACGACGACGGCCGAAACCACCACCACGTCGACGACCTCGGGCTGAGCACCGTGCCCGACGACGGGGACGTCCCCGGCCGGCTCGAGCACTGGATCCGGGCGGCCGGCACCGTCGTCGCACCCGCGACCCTGCTCTCGGCGCTGCTGTTCTACTTCGGCTACGTCTCCACGCGTGCGCAGTACGAGTACTTCGGCGTCGACGTCGACACGATCGGCCTGGCGACGCAGGACTACGTGATGCGCAGCCCGCAACCGCTGCTGACGCCGCTGCTCGTGCTCACGTTCGCGAGCGTGGGCGCGCTGGCGCTGCACTCGGCGGTGCAGAAGCGCATCGCGGCGGCCGAAGACACCACGCGGATCCGCGCCGTGGTGCGCGCGCTCACCGCGGCGGGCCTCCTGCTCCTGGCCGCGGGTGTCGGCTTGCTGCTGCTGTACGCGGTTCTGCGCGCCTGGCTCTACTACGCGCTGGTCACCCCGCTGCTCATCGCCTTCGGCGGCGTGCTGGTGGTCTACGGCTTCCGCGTCCTGCGGCGCCTGGACACCGGGGCCCCGCTCGCGTCGACCGTGCGCCGGGTGTCGCTCGGGCTGGTGCTCGTGGTCGTCGCGGTGAGCCTGTTCTGGACGACGGCGACGATCGCGCAGTGGTCCGGCCGCGGCGTCGCGATGGCCCAGGCACGGGAACTCGACCGGCTGCCCAGCGTGATCGTGGACACGAAGGAGCGGCTCTTCCTGCGCAGTCCCGGGATCGCGGAGACGGTGCTGCCCGCGTCGGAGGGCCAGAGCTTCCACTACCGCTACCGCAACTTGCGGCTGCTCGTGCACGGCCAGGACCGCATGTTCCTGGTGCCGCGCACGTGGTCGGCGAGCGACACGACGCTCGTGGTGCCGTTCGACGGGTCCGTGCGCGTGCAGTTCCAGTTCCAGAACCAGCGGCCCTGAGCACGTTCGCGGGCCACCCCCGCGCGTGCCCGCTAACCTGGTGGGAACGACGCGGGGAGGAAGATGGTGGGCCGGGCGGAAGTTCGCGGGGCGAAGCGGCGGACGACGCAGTCGGCGCGCCCGAACCGCCGCGCCGAGCTGCTCGCCGCCGCCGCGCGGTTGTTCCGCGAGCGCGGCTACGGCGGCGTGTCCGTGGCGGACATCGCCGAACAGGTCGGTATCACGGCCGGCGCGGTGTACAAGCACTTCCCGGACAAGCGCGCGCTGCTCGCCGAGCCGATCCGCGAAATGGTCCTCACGTGGCGCAACCACGAGGTGCTCGCGATCGCCGAGGGGGGCGCGCCCGACGTCGTGCTGCGGCGCCTCGCGACCTCGGTGGTCGCAGTCGTGCTGGAGCGCCCGGACGTGGTGCGCCTGTGGCACCAGGAAGCCCACTACCTGTCCGGCGAGGTGCGCGAAGAACTGGTGGCCGTGCGCGTCGAGGGCGTCGGCCTGTGGCTGCGGGTGCTCGTGGACGCGCGCCCGGAGCTGACGACGAGCCAGGCGGAGTTCCGCATCCGCGCCGCGCTCGGGCTACTCAACAGCGTGCCGATGCTGCCGGCGCGGCGGCTGGCCGACCACGCGGCGACGCTGGAAACCGTGCTGCTGGCCACGCTCCTCGCGCCGGAGCCGCCCGCCCGGCTGCCGGAAATCCGCGTGGTGGACCGGGAATCCCGCGCGGCGGCGGAGCACACGCGTGGTCGCGCCATCCTCGACGAAGCGGCGAAGCTCTTCCGTGACCGCGGTTACCACGCGGTGGGCATCGACGACATCGCCGCGGGCGTCGGTATCGCGGGACCCTCGATCTACAGTCACTTCCCCAGCAAGGCCGCCGTGCTCACCGCGGTCGTCGAGGAGATCGCCGACGAGCTCTGCTGGGGCGGCGCCCTCGCGCTGGCCTCCGGCGGCACCGCGCACGACGTGCTCGAGCTGCTCGTGACCACGCACGTGCGCACGGCGCTGGCGAAGAGCGACCTGATCGCCGTGTGGATGACCGAAGAGCACCACGTGCCGGAAGACCTCGGTGAGGCCGTGCGGCGCGACCGCAAGCGCTATCTGGACT encodes:
- a CDS encoding peptidoglycan-binding protein, which translates into the protein MIGKAAALTALVAAALGIAAPLPAGAATALPAANTEAVLKAAQIDPRRADSTQKPGAHDSVLPVEQALRDKGLLDAQWVDGYFGTTTIAAYSQYQKSLGCTGIDTSGLPGRTSPAKLGTGHHTVTAVLTPGSHVTYHGVTLNTRTKAMPVAAEGLLGRQLSLTQGSYNPGGVDASAGTHDGGGAFEISVAGMSAETHTSVAKALHQVGFAAWIRTSEQAEWDYHIHAIAISGPDLPSGAQHQAGDYYLGLNGLNGLAGRGPDDGPAVNPKVTWEEYQRG
- a CDS encoding LLM class flavin-dependent oxidoreductase produces the protein MSKKAFRFGVVAAADGGGAKWVETARRAEQLGYSTLLSPDNLNLPSATIALGIAAAATTTLRVGSFVLASPLRTPRAAAWEAHSLTQLTGGRFELGLGTGLPTMKQQAEELGLPYGSGRERLDQVSETIDHVRRLDGAAHTPVMIAAGGPRARRLAAAKADVVTLAGGVLTTREEMAGYVDEIRTAAGDRAEAIEFALNLFVVGDEAPPWLSRFLGGLDVKTLVEQDSLTVLRGDVDAMAAELDRRRDELGVSYFSVNGAFLEEFAPLVERLSGK
- a CDS encoding TetR/AcrR family transcriptional regulator, producing the protein MVGRAEVRGAKRRTTQSARPNRRAELLAAAARLFRERGYGGVSVADIAEQVGITAGAVYKHFPDKRALLAEPIREMVLTWRNHEVLAIAEGGAPDVVLRRLATSVVAVVLERPDVVRLWHQEAHYLSGEVREELVAVRVEGVGLWLRVLVDARPELTTSQAEFRIRAALGLLNSVPMLPARRLADHAATLETVLLATLLAPEPPARLPEIRVVDRESRAAAEHTRGRAILDEAAKLFRDRGYHAVGIDDIAAGVGIAGPSIYSHFPSKAAVLTAVVEEIADELCWGGALALASGGTAHDVLELLVTTHVRTALAKSDLIAVWMTEEHHVPEDLGEAVRRDRKRYLDYWVGAVLAVNPGVEEAAAQTASLAVMELIDAVARSRRFAAVPQRPEWTVGLALAALTSVAA